In the genome of Molothrus aeneus isolate 106 chromosome 5, BPBGC_Maene_1.0, whole genome shotgun sequence, one region contains:
- the ZBED4 gene encoding zinc finger BED domain-containing protein 4, translating to MDMSKADCPGMDDTFVLGKINNLKVEQEDDSINCTLERTDIKTEQDDFKHADSSDEQEDKEKNFITNNSGKYLSTENEDDYGSLFSQYSNTLYDVAMEAVTQSLLSSRNISSRKKSPAWNHFFISPRDSTKAICMYCMKEFSRGKNEKDLSTSCLMRHVRRAHPTVLIQENGTMPGISSFSSSTLLLPPQSADVGDLSSMLSPIKLVKKMASKIPSPDRIIEESVSIVSSEEISDLSVSEKCSKEEVMVGSSPQQANNQYDDTVENVAEKTVVIPKSASGSRRRSAVWKHFYLSPLDNSKAVCIHCMNEFSRGKNGKDLGTSCLIRHMWRAHRSIVLQENGGGTSIPPLYTAPPTLLPSLLPSDSDLNSMSSSPGKLMKEPTSVSSSPDRISEEIHTNLTSGDTLVEDSMLSSSDDIGEVSFVSSPEKQCEGLGPLIFEPTAVFQQNKRIMKRLKSEVWHHFSLSPADSLKAVCRYCSCMISRGKKGDVGTSCLMRHLYRRHPDVIGNQKSFLDVSLANSPYATLASAECSSSKLTDLPTMVTHDNQIIFPVNSKKTSKLWNHFSICSADSTKVICTHCGRIISRGKKPTNLGTSCLLRHLQRFHNNVLKTDVPETVLSSSTDNHMPLRTELLGSSNFDETNDKFCDSHPVAKKITSLVAEMIALDLQPYSFVDNIGFNRLLEYLQPQYSLPSPSYFSRTAIPDMYDNVKQIIISHLKEAESGVIHFTSGIWMSNQTREYLTLTAHWVTFESSFRPQCEDYHCSALLNVSQIDCDYNGISIQKQLEYWWETWITSIGLQIGITVTDNQSIEKTLNEGDHSSVQCFSHTVNVIVNEAIKSQRMVQNLLSIARKICERVHRSAKAKEKLAELQKEYELPQHQLIQDVPSKWNTSFHMLERLIEQKRAIDEMSIECSFRELISCDQWEVMQSVCHALKPFEAASREMSTHMSTLSQVIPMIHILNRKIEMLFEETMGIDTMLKSLKEAMVSRLSSTLHDPRYIFATLLDPRYKTSLFTEEEAEQYKQDLIRELEIMSSTSDDDKPVSNGCDIGSPSTNSYGEDNLWSLMGDMKKTKDLKERAKLPEEMVLSYLEEEVLEHNCDPLTYWNFKKSSWPVLSKLAVRFLGCPPSIVPSERLFNTSNESNNFSQSRLMIEHFEKLIFLKVNLPLIYFQY from the coding sequence CaggaagacaaagaaaagaacTTCATTACAAACAACTCTGGCAAATATTTGTctacagaaaatgaagatgatTATGGATCTCTTTTTTCTCAATATAGTAATACGCTGTATGATGTAGCAATGGAAGCTGTGACACAAAGCCTCCTTTCGAGCAGAAACATAAGCTCCAGAAAAAAGTCACCTGCTTGGAACCATTTTTTTATATCTCCTAGAGATAGCACTAAAGCAATATGTATGTACTGTATGAAAGAATTTAGCAGgggtaaaaatgaaaaggacCTGAGTACAAGTTGTCTCATGAGACACGTGAGGAGAGCACATCCCACTGTACTAATTCAAGAAAATGGAACTATGCCAGGTatatcttccttttcttcatctaCATTATTGCTGCCACCTCAGTCTGCAGATGTTGGAGATCTGAGTTCTATGTTATCCCCCATAAAACTGGTCAAGAAAATGGCTTCTAAAATACCATCTCCAGATCGAATAATTGAGGAATCTGTTTCTATTGTTTCTTCTGAAGAAATATCAGACCTCTCAGTCTCTGAAAAGTGCAGCAAAGAAGAAGTCATGGTTGGTTCATCTCCACAGCAAGCCAACAACCAATATGATGACACTGTTGAGAATGTAGCAGAAAAAACAGTTGTAATTCCAAAGAGTGCATCGGGTTCTAGAAGGAGATCCGCTGTCTGGAAACACTTCTATTTGTCACCTCTAGATAATTCTAAAGCTGTTTGCATCCATTGCATGAATGAATTCagtagaggaaaaaatggaaaagaccTAGGAACGAGTTGTTTAATAAGACACATGTGGAGAGCCCATCGTTCCATTGTCCTGCAAGAGAATGGGGGTGGTACCAGCATACCACCTCTCTACACTGCACCTCCTACTCTCTTGCCTTCTTTACTACCATCAGACAGTGATCTGAATTCTATGTCATCCTCTCCTGGAAAACTAATGAAAGAACCAACTTctgtttcctcttctccagacaGAATCTCCGAGGAGATCCATACTAATCTCACTTCTGGAGATACTCTAGTGGAAGACTCAATGCTGTCATCTTCTGATGATATAGGTGAAGTCTCCTTTGTTTCATCTCCTGAAAAACAGTGTGAGGGATTAGGTCCACTAATATTTGAACCTACTGCTGTgtttcagcaaaataaaaggaTTATGAAAAGACTTAAGTCAGAAGTCTGGCACCACTTTTCACTCTCACCTGCAGACAGTTTAAAAGCAGTATGTAGATACTGCAGTTGTATGATAAGTCGTGGTAAGAAAGGAGATGTGGGCACAAGCTGCTTAATGAGACACCTATATAGACGCCATCCTGATGTAATTGGAAACCAAAAGAGCTTTCTCGATGTGAGTTTGGCAAATTCACCTTATGCCACTTTGGCTTCTGCAGAATGTTCATCCTCAAAGTTGACTGACTTGCCTACAATGGTTACACATGATAATCAAATTATATTTCCTGTTAATAGTAAGAAGACCTCAAAACTGTGGAATCACTTTTCAATTTGTTCTGCAGATTCAACAAAAGTAATATGTACACACTGTGGACGTATAATAAGTAGGGGGAAAAAGCCAACAAACCTAGGCACGAGTTGCCTTCTAAGACATTTGCAGCGGTTCCATAACAATGTATTGAAAACTGATGTCCCAGAGACAGTGTTATCCTCGTCTACGGATAATCACATGCCGCTCCGCACAGAATTACTAGGATCTTCAAATTTTGACGAAACCAATGACAAGTTTTGTGACTCTCATCCAGTtgccaaaaaaatcacaagtcTTGTAGCCGAAATGATTGCACTTGACCTTCAGCCATATTCTTTTGTAGACAACATTGGCTTTAACAGGCTGCTTGAATATTTGCAACCTCAGTATTCTTTACCTTCTCCATCTTACTTTTCTAGGACAGCAATTCCAGATATGTATGATAACgtaaaacaaataattatttcacATCTTAAAGAAGCTGAAAGTGGAGTGATCCATTTTACATCTGGAATATGGATGAGCAACCAAACACGAGAATATCTAACCCTGACTGCTCACTGGGTAACATTTGAGTCTTCATTTCGACCACAGTGTGAGGATTACCATTGTTCAGCACTATTAAATGTATCACAGATTGACTGCGACTACAATGGAATCAGTATTCAAAAGCAGCTAGAATACTGGTGGGAAACGTGGATCACTTCCATTGGACTTCAGATTGGCATTACTGTTACTGATAATCAGAGTATAGAGAAAACTTTAAATGAAGGTGATCATTCAAGTGTACAATGTTTTAGTCACACTGTTAATGTAATTGTAAATGAGGCTATTAAAAGCCAGAGAATGGTTCAGAATTTGCTTAGTATTGCAAGAAAGATCTGTGAACGCGTCCATCGgtcagcaaaagcaaaagagaagtTAGCTGAGCTGCAAAAGGAGTATGAGTTGCCTCAGCATCAGCTAATACAAGATGTTCCATCCAAGTGGAATACATCATTTCATATGCTTGAACGCCTTATTGAACAGAAAAGAGCAATTGATGAAATGTCAATAGAGTGCAGCTTCCGGGAGCTAATAAGCTGTGATCAGTGGGAAGTCATGCAGTCAGTGTGTCACGCTCTCAAACCTTTTGAAGCTGCAAGTAGGGAGATGAGTACACACATGTCTACTCTAAGCCAAGTGATTCCAATGATTCATATACTTAACAGGAAAATAGAAATGCTTTTTGAGGAAACTATGGGCATAGATACTATGCTGAAATCTTTGAAAGAAGCTATGGTGAGCAGATTGTCCTCCACGCTTCATGATCCAAGGTACATTTTTGCTACACTTCTGGATCCCCGGTATAAAACATCGTTATTTACAGAAGAGGAGGCTGAACAATATAAACAAGACTTAATCAGGGAGCTGGAAATAATGAGTTCTACCTCAGATGATGATAAACCTGTTTCCAATGGATGTGATATAGGTTCACCATCTACAAATTCTTATGGGGAAGATAATCTCTGGTCACTCATGGGTgacatgaagaaaacaaaagaccTGAAAGAGAGAGCAAAGTTACCAGAGGAAATGGTGCTTTCTTACTTGGAGGAAGAAGTGCTTGAGCATAACTGTGATCCTCTAACTTACTGGAACTTTAAAAAGTCATCTTGGCCAGTACTGTCAAAATTGGCTGTCAGGTTCTTGGGTTGTCCACCAAGCATTGTTCCTTCAGAGAGATTGTTCAATACATCCAATGAAAGCAACAACTTTAGTCAGTCAAGGTTAATGATTGAACACTTTGAAAAGCTTATCTTTTTGAAAGTGAATCTTCCTTTAATATACTTCCAGTATTGA